A DNA window from Oryzias latipes chromosome 5, ASM223467v1 contains the following coding sequences:
- the LOC101172154 gene encoding epithelial membrane protein 3: MVCLLVFIIVLHLLSLAMLLIATLEKSWWIWEDSEITDLWYNCLHDNTTDSWLCAATTESDWLQSVQALMVLSVVFSSVSLLVFLGQLFTLTRGSLFYFTALCQAFAGFTDFAACLIFAFHRKEILSASRDLSRGRFGYCFVLAWLCVPLLLVTGVLYIHLRKKQ; the protein is encoded by the exons ATGGTTTGTCTTCTTGTGTTTATAATCGTGCTCCATCTGCTCAGCCTGGCCATGCTCCTCATAGCCACTCTGGAGAAG TCCTGGTGGATATGGGAAGATTCAGAAATCACTGATCTCTGGTACAACTGTCTCCATGACAACACCACAGACTCCTGGTTGTGTGCTGCCACGACTGAAAGTG ACTGGCTCCAGTCTGTTCAGGCCCTCATGGTCCTCTCAGTGGTCTTCTCCTCCGTCTCACTCCTGGTTTTTCTGGGTCAGTTGTTCACTTTGACCAGAGGGAGCCTCTTCTACTTCACAGCTCTGTGTCAGGCTTTTGCAG GTTTCACAGATTTTGCAGCCTGCCTCATCTTCGCCTTCCACAGAAAAGAAATCTTAAGTGCTTCCAGAGATCTGAGCAGAGGACGCTTTGGCTACTGCTTTGTTCTGGCATGGCTGTGTGTTCCTCTCCTGCTTGTTACTGGAGTCCTGTATATTCATCTGCGCAAAAAGCAATGa
- the LOC101171904 gene encoding protein FAM83G yields MTWKFFGQDSERQQTKPADMSNSQELSLDENVVFLPVDESSTEFLHCEREREAVEELLSAGPEAFYCSVGPECFGCFLSPKEVSQMTNWVQNRVEPEAENGVERNTLTEDYCSTYFPEPFDFPAPNLDLGWPEDQPCGKNSLMVYSSPPVEGQPPVREIIRTHLQEAKKVIAIVTDSLTDNTVINDLHMAASGGVPVYIILNKRSAQENFTLCRLRHPNMRVRVLGGKTFYSRTGRKIVGELKEKFLLVDLKTVILGSYSLTWTDAHLHRQLITVLTGSTVDWFDTEFRTLYADSFPAPDSLMLPGNVLLRVPDKLKNSTHPRFQKRLSVEQEIPTIPSPAKEILLDWKDMGFYHENNSSQESLDIHEESLSKQTSQHKDNKDKSYIEKITYHGHHFKDEISNIEPSFTQTVDAKRLERLDHKIEKALCRQANKEKHNYLHNGSTEPDDEVSETYKERRPIIRRYTFLEKRNTTETSSRRSLVLDEPKYECHRYTNDILKTIMTGTERMLRRKSDPLSSDMTSTRTGGLVPGIQGGFLMDQMTPASILFKTRNPETRAMRSKVSYLRRASDDRTNFYMPHGDE; encoded by the exons ATGACCTGGAAGTTCTTTGGACAAGACTCTGAaagacaacaaacaaaacctgcAGATATGTCGAACTCACAAGAACTGAGCTTAGACGAAAACGTTGTTTTCCTGCCGGTGGACGAGTCCTCCACTGAGTTCCTTCACTGTGAACGGGAGCGTGAAGCAGTGGAGGAACTCCTGAGTGCAGGACCTGAGGCCTTCTACTGCAGCGTTGGACCAGAGTGTTTTGGCTGCTTTTTATCTCCTAAAGAGGTCAGCCAGATGACCAACTGGGTTCAGAACAGGGTTGAGCCAGAAGCGGAAAATGGAGTGGAAAGGAACACACTGACGGAGGACTACTGCTCCACTTACTTTCCTGAGCCTTTTGACTTTCCAGCCCCAAATCTGGACCTGGGATGGCCGGAGGACCAGCCATGCGGGAAGAACAGCCTAATGGTTTACAGCAGCCCACCTGTTGAGGGACAGCCGCCTGTCAGGGAGATCATAAGAACACATTTGCAAGAAgctaaaaaa GTAATCGCCATAGTGACAGACAGTCTGACAGACAATACTGTTATCAATGATTTACACATGGCTGCCTCCGGTGGAGTCCCTGTCTACATTATTCTCAACAAAAGGTCTGCCCAGGAGAATTTCACCCTCTGCAGACTGCGACATCCA AACATGAGGGTTCGTGTTCTTGGAGGAAAAACCTTTTATTCAAGAACTGGAAGAAAGATAGTCGGAGAGCTAAAAGAGAAATTCCTATTGGTGGATTTGAAGACAGTGATTCTTGGCAGCTACAG CCTCACCTGGACAGACGCCCACCTTCATCGACAGCTGATCACTGTCCTGACAGGATCAACTGTTGACTGGTTTGACACAGAGTTTAGGACTCTCTATGCTGATTCATTCCCGGCTCCTGACTCCTTGATGCTCCCAGGAAACGTGCTTCTTCGAGTACCCGACAAGCTTAAAAACTCCACCCATCCTCGGTTTCAAAAACGTCTGTCTGTGGAGCAAGAGATTCCCACCATTCCATCCCCAGCTAAAGAAATCCTCCTGGACTGGAAAGACATGGGCTTTTATCACGAAAACAACAGCAGCCAAGAAAGTCTTGATATCCATGAGGAAAGTTTGTCAAAGCAAACATCACAGCACAAAGACAACAAAGACAAGTCCTATATTGAAAAAATTACATACCATGGACACCATTTTAAGGACGAGATAAG CAATATTGAACCAAGTTTCACCCAGACAGTAGATGCAAAGAGGTTAGAAAG ACTAGAtcacaaaatagaaaaagctCTTTGCAGACAAGCCAACAAAGAGAAACACAATTATTTACACAACGGATCTACAGAACCAGATGATGAAGTTTCAGAAACATACAAGGAGAGACGGCCGATCATAAGAAGgtatacatttttagaaaagagAAATACCACCGAAACATCTTCCAGA AGGTCTTTAGTCTTAGATGAACCAAAATATGAATGTCACAGGTATACGAATGACATTCTGAAGACAATCATGACGGGAACTGAGAGAATGTTAAGAAGGAAATCTGACCCCCTGTCGTCAGACATGACTTCTACGAGGACTGGAGGTCTGGTGCCAGGGATTCAAGGAGGC TTTCTTATGGATCAAATGACACCGGCATCAATACTTTTTAAGACAAGAAACCCAGAGACCAGAGCCATGAGGTCAAAGGTGTCGTACTTGAGAAGAGCATCGGATGACAGGACAAACTTTTACATGCCGCATGGAGATGAGTAA
- the ppcs gene encoding phosphopantothenate--cysteine ligase has protein sequence MAEPRGSSIDGKLAEEFAAPSHVDEVKEKMSAFARRHADAGRRVVLITSGGTKVPLESRTVRFLDNFSSGRRGASSAEYFIDSGYAVIFLHRHRSLYPYTRMFLPVNLLEALQFRGGEGASGNTGEVVVNQQLLPNVGKVLKRYNEVKEGGLLLPIEFNTLSEYLHLLKAAAQELSSIGSLAMFYLAAAVSDFYIPASEMPEHKIQSSNGPLQLSMKMVPKILSPLVKDWAPKAFVISFKLETDASILLDKARRALDAYRHQAVVANILDSRRGHVVVVTPDTQTELTLNEEDAKNEVEIEEKIVSNLIFAHTKFINQPIG, from the exons ATGGCTGAACCCAGAGGATCTTCCATAGATGGGAAGCTGGCGGAAGAATTTGCTGCTCCCTCCCATGTTGATGAGGTGAAGGAGAAGATGTCTGCCTTCGCCAGGCGTCACGCAGACGCAGGTCGGCGGGTGGTTCTCATCACATCAGGAGGCACCAAGGTTCCCCTCGAGTCGCGTACGGTGCGATTCCTGGATAACTTCAGCAGCGGCAGACGAGGAGCCTCATCGGCAGAGTACTTCATAGACTCCGGCTACGCTGTCATTTTCCTGCACAGGCATCGCTCTCTCTACCCCTACACACGAATGTTTCTACCCGTCAACCTGTTAGAGGCTCTGCAGTTCAGAGGTGGAGAAGGAGCCTCTGGAAACACCGGTGAAGTGGTGGTTAACCAGCAGCTGCTCCCAAACGTCGGCAAAGTACTGAAGAGGTATAATGAAGTGAAAGAAGGAGGACTCCTGCTGCCCATCGAGTTCAACACTCTGTCAGAGTACCTGCATTTGCTCAAAGCTGCAGCACAGGAGCTCAGCTCAATAG GATCTTTGGCCATGTTCTACTTGGCTGCTGCTGTGTCTGATTTCTACATCCCTGCATCAGAGATGCCTGAGCACAAAATCCAGTCTTCCAACGGTCCTCTTCAG CTCAGCATGAAAATGGTCCCAAAGATTCTGTCCCCTCTGGTCAAGGACTGGGCCCCTAAAGCGTTTGTCATCTCCTTCAAGCTAGAGACTGATGCATCCATCCTGCTTGACAAGGCTCGACGGGCTCTGGACGCTTACAGGCACCAAGCAGTTGTGGCCAACATACTGGACTCCAGACGGGGTCACGTGGTGGTCGTGACCCCCGACACTCAGACCGAGCTGACCCTCAATGAAGAGGACGCCAAGAATGAGGTGGAAATCGAGGAGAAGATCGTCAGCAACCTGATATTTGCTCATACAAAGTTCATAAACCAACCAATCGGCTGA
- the utp3 gene encoding something about silencing protein 10 produces the protein MVRAKRNIKVRKPRKSEQYDEDDPRAYSDMPAPDKTSSQFTKDKIDEFHDEKIANLLARGVQMESDEDDLDDEEEVMPLDDSESEEEEEEEEETDMESDLDGKKDEDLPNELAWGTKKKMFYDSDYVVSKGKTNEELEAEEQEEEEEAINIQKRLAANLSEEDYDLNLFQAFAEEEDKAEAVEKQERIEKDLKQMSHKEKMKLLKKESPELLELIQDFKAKLSELKSELQPLVQMVKKGKIPAGKGADYLVTKQQLYLNYCTNISFYLVLKAKRIPAHNHPVIERLLTYRNLINDLRPVDARLSPEFRKLLSGDQETTNRPAEDKKTKVPDKEKKDSDETVPEAEDDSDSDLDEEAALNFYREMEKRTKLKRKNSRPEAEEFEEKYSDEEQLDPDNKRGITYQMAKNKGLTPKRKKIDRNPRVKHREKFRRAKIRRKGQVRDVRREEQRYSGEMSGIRAGVKKSTKLK, from the exons ATGGTGCGAGCAAAACG taacaTCAAAGTGCGGAAGCCCAGGAAGAGCGAACAGTATGATGAAGATGACCCCAGAGCATACAGTGATATGCCAGCGCCTGATAAG ACGTCGTCCCAGTTCACAAAAGACAAGATCGATGAATTCCACGATGAGAAGATCGCC AACCTTCTGGCCCGAGGCGTCCAGATGGAGAGCGACGAAGACGACCTGGATGATGAG GAGGAAGTCATGCCCCTGGATGATTCAGAgtctgaagaggaggaggaggaagaagaagagacgGATATGGAGAGTGATCTAGATGGGAAAAAGGATGAag ATCTTCCTAATGAACTGGCGTGGGgcaccaaaaagaaaatgttctacGACTCGGATTACGTCGTCAGCA AGGGAAAAACTAATGAAGAGTTGGAGGCggaagagcaggaggaagaggaggaggccaTAAACATCCAGAAACGTTTAGCAGCAAATCTGAGCGAGGAGGATTATGACCTTAACCTCTTTCAG GCGTTTGCTGAGGAAGAGGACAAAGCCGAGGCGGTTGAAAAGCAGGAGAGGATTGAGAAAGACCTGAAGCAGATgtcccacaaagaaaaaatgaaactgcTGAAGAAAGAATCGCCCGAGTTACTTGAACTCATTCAAGACTTTAAGGCGAAG CTTAGTGAGCTGAAAAGTGAGCTGCAGCCTCTTGTGCAGATggtcaagaaaggaaaaatccCTGCAGGAAAG GGTGCTGACTACCTTGTGACTAAACAGCAGCTTTATCTCAA TTACTGCACAAACATCAGCTTCTACCTGGTGCTTAAGGCAAAGCGGATCCCTGCACACAACCACCCCGTGATCGAACGTCTGCTCACCTACAGAAAT CTCATCAATGATCTACGCCCAGTGGATGCGCGGCTCTCACCTGAGTTTCGTAAACTGCTGTCTGGCGATCAGGAAACCACCAACAGACCAGCAGAAGACAAGAAAACCAAAGTccctgataaagaaaaaaag GACTCTGATGAAACGGTGCCTGAGGCTGAAGACGACTCCGACTCCGACCTGGATGAAGAGGCTGCTTTGAATTTCTATAGAGAAATGGAGAAACGTACGAAattgaagagaaaaaacagtCGTCCGGAAGCTGAAGA GTTTGAGGAGAAGTACAGCGATGAGGAGCAGCTGGATCCAGACAACAAGAGAGGAATCACTTACCAG ATGGCAAAGAACAAAGGGCTGACGccgaagaggaagaagattgaCCGAAATCCCAGAGTCAAGCACAGAGAGAAGTTCAGACGGGCCAAGATCCGCAGAAAGGGCCAG GTCCGAGATGTCCGACGAGAGGAGCAGCGCTACAGCGGCGAGATGTCAGGTATTCGTGCCGGTGTCAAGAAGAGCACCAAGCTCAAGTAA